In the genome of Spea bombifrons isolate aSpeBom1 chromosome 11, aSpeBom1.2.pri, whole genome shotgun sequence, one region contains:
- the MYOZ1 gene encoding myozenin-1: protein MPLSGTPAPNKRKKSTKIIMNINPSREGEQDLSRLNLGKKISVPRDIMLEELSLLSNKGSQMFKLRQKRVEKFIYENNPDVFSDDSVDHFQKFIPSVGGHIGPGGQTGVGGGGYGLGYGSGRMVSSMSGGHYGPGGQHPPVPPPKPGSKGGVGGGQPGDLSSGGKGGSGGIDGTGGKDGQPGQDGPGGKQVAILKTYLSPWDKAMGVDPQEATMLNINLLDYFSKAELCKYKSFNRSAMPYGGYEKASKLMTFQMPEFDAGPTEEPLIVINSAAANRPSFNRTPVGWLGSGESTNYNIEMSVPMDGETEEL from the exons ATGCCGCTATCAGGAACACCTGCcccaaacaaaaggaaaaagtcTACAAAAATCATCATGAACATAAATC CCTCAAGAGAGGGAGAACAAGACCTCTCCAGACTAAATCTAGGGAAGAAGATCAGTGTGCCCAGAGACATCATGTTGGAGGAGTTATCTTTGCTAAGTAATAAGGGATCTCAGATGTTTAAGCTTCGTCAAAAGAGAGTGGAAAAATTCATCTATGAAAACAACCCTGACGTGTTTTCTGATGATTCCGTG GATCACTTCCAGAAGTTTATACCTTCTGTGGGAGGACATATAGGGCCTGGGGGCCAAACAGGAGTCGGAGGTGGTGGCTATGGGTTGGGCTATGGCAGTGGACGGATGGTGTCCAGTATGTCAGGGGGACACTATGGACCTGGAGGACAACACCCACCTGTACCTCCACCAAAACCAGGGAGTAAAGGTGGTGTTGGAGGAGGACAGCCAGGAGACCTCAGCAGTGGTGGAAAAGGAGGGAGTGGAGGTATTGACGGTACAGGCGGAAAAG ATGGTCAACCAGGACAGGATGGCCCAGGTGGAAAGCAAGTCGCTATATTGAAGACCTACCTCTCACCATGGGACAAAGCAATGGGAGTTGACCCTCAGGAAGCAACCATGTTAAACATAAACCTACTAGATTATTTCTCCAAGGCTGAGCTTTGCAAATATAAGTCATTCAACAG ATCTGCAATGCCCTATGGAGGTTATGAGAAAGCATCAAAGCTGATGACTTTCCAGATGCCAGAATTTGATGCTGGTCCCACAGAGGAGCCTCTGATTGTCATTAATTCGGCGGCTGCCAACAGACCTTCATTCAACAGGACACCAGTTGGATGGTTGGGATCTGGCGAAAGCACAAACTACAACATTGAAATGTCTGTGCCTATGGATGGTGAAACCGAAGAACTCTAA